Proteins from a single region of Abyssalbus ytuae:
- a CDS encoding helix-turn-helix domain-containing protein produces the protein MSKMFKTFVLTLFLCVSSGLYSSPDKPGQIRGKLFLDHSWERTIYISLIETFEKEFAVSDHMIIGSSPIDSLGRFTINLDILPKQWCFLRLHIVKKENPPASLIIGGSEENYCFLIADYYSTIQIHNTAEKPVFKNLSVSGAPYLKTFQYIINLKEYPNSINYENSLIEKEFVAEVVAAKLKIVADTCTNPLVSLYSLYQTDFHADAERDPAFYKEYLSKWKGNNSASFQSFRRQLPVTQKPGGLYLFILIIIAAGILFAVTIFLRNGKKRKLKKLSVQERKVFELLQKGASNQEISDAYNIEISTVKSHVSNIFSKLNIKSRKEAINIKKK, from the coding sequence ATGAGTAAAATGTTTAAAACTTTTGTGCTTACTCTTTTTCTGTGTGTAAGTTCAGGCCTTTATTCTTCCCCTGATAAACCGGGACAGATCAGGGGAAAATTATTTCTTGACCATAGCTGGGAGCGCACCATTTATATTTCTTTAATAGAAACTTTTGAAAAAGAATTTGCGGTTTCAGACCATATGATCATAGGTAGTTCCCCTATCGATAGTTTGGGCAGGTTTACCATTAACCTGGATATTTTACCAAAGCAATGGTGTTTTCTTCGTTTACATATCGTAAAAAAAGAAAATCCGCCGGCATCATTAATTATTGGCGGGTCTGAAGAGAATTATTGTTTTCTTATTGCCGATTATTACTCAACCATACAAATACATAATACTGCAGAAAAACCCGTGTTTAAAAATTTATCGGTTTCGGGAGCCCCGTACTTAAAAACATTTCAATACATCATCAATCTTAAGGAGTACCCCAATTCCATAAATTATGAAAACTCCCTGATTGAGAAAGAGTTTGTAGCAGAAGTAGTGGCTGCAAAACTAAAAATAGTGGCCGATACCTGTACAAATCCGCTGGTATCCCTTTACTCTTTATACCAGACAGATTTTCATGCCGATGCCGAGAGGGACCCTGCTTTTTATAAAGAATATTTATCTAAATGGAAAGGGAATAACAGCGCCTCTTTTCAATCTTTCAGAAGGCAATTACCTGTTACGCAAAAACCCGGGGGGTTGTATCTGTTCATATTAATAATCATAGCTGCGGGTATTTTGTTTGCTGTAACTATATTCCTGAGGAACGGAAAAAAGAGAAAACTTAAAAAATTAAGTGTACAGGAGCGTAAAGTGTTTGAACTGTTGCAAAAAGGAGCCAGTAACCAGGAAATTTCCGATGCCTATAATATAGAAATCAGTACCGTAAAATCGCATGTAAGTAATATTTTCTCCAAACTGAATATTAAATCCCGGAAAGAGGCTATTAATATAAAAAAGAAATGA